A genomic segment from Alkalilimnicola ehrlichii MLHE-1 encodes:
- a CDS encoding DUF4845 domain-containing protein — MTSSLRRQEGMGFLGIIAVLAVVGFIGLLGVRMVPIYLEANTVRGIVQGMQDDPAMRGASHREIRQRLARQFQVNNVSGPDLDEDLVFERMAGGTSVQLRYEVRFPVIANLDGVAAFETSAVVPGD, encoded by the coding sequence ATGACGAGCAGTCTCCGTCGGCAAGAGGGCATGGGGTTCCTCGGCATCATCGCCGTGCTGGCCGTGGTCGGTTTCATTGGCCTGCTGGGGGTGCGAATGGTGCCCATCTACCTGGAGGCGAATACCGTGCGCGGCATCGTCCAGGGTATGCAGGACGACCCGGCCATGCGGGGGGCCTCCCACCGGGAGATCCGCCAGCGCCTGGCGCGCCAGTTCCAAGTCAACAACGTGAGCGGGCCGGACCTGGATGAAGACCTGGTCTTCGAGCGGATGGCCGGGGGTACCTCGGTACAGCTCCGTTACGAGGTGCGCTTCCCGGTCATTGCCAACCTCGACGGGGTTGCGGCTTTCGAGACCTCGGCCGTGGTGCCCGGAGACTGA
- the rnc gene encoding ribonuclease III, with product MPTPKDALQDRLGYRFRRPELLDEALTHRSVTGPDNERLEFLGDGILNFVIADELYHRRPDATEGVLSRLRATLVNGRTLAEIGKGLDVGTALRLGGGEMKSGGQRRKSILADAVEALFGAIYLDGGFDPSRETILRLYRDRLASLPTEAELKDPKTRLQEHLQAGRRPLPRYEVLEVSGQSHDQTFRVACRLQDAAVTAEGEAGSRRKAEQQAAEQMLKRLEDKHER from the coding sequence ATGCCAACGCCCAAGGACGCCCTGCAGGACCGGTTGGGGTACCGCTTTCGCCGGCCGGAGTTGTTGGACGAGGCGCTCACCCACCGCAGTGTCACCGGCCCCGACAACGAACGGCTGGAGTTCCTCGGCGACGGCATCCTCAACTTTGTCATCGCCGATGAGCTGTACCACCGTCGCCCCGACGCCACCGAGGGGGTGTTGAGCCGGCTGCGTGCCACCCTGGTCAACGGCCGGACCCTGGCGGAGATCGGCAAGGGCTTGGACGTGGGCACGGCCCTGCGCCTGGGCGGCGGCGAGATGAAGAGCGGAGGGCAACGCCGGAAGTCCATCCTGGCGGATGCGGTGGAGGCGCTGTTCGGGGCCATCTACCTGGACGGGGGTTTCGACCCGAGCCGGGAGACCATTCTGCGGCTCTACCGGGACCGCCTGGCATCCCTGCCCACGGAGGCGGAACTCAAGGACCCCAAGACCCGTCTGCAGGAGCATCTGCAGGCGGGGCGCCGGCCCCTCCCGCGCTATGAGGTGCTGGAGGTCAGTGGCCAATCCCATGATCAGACCTTCCGCGTGGCCTGCCGACTGCAGGACGCGGCGGTCACCGCCGAAGGCGAGGCCGGCAGCCGGCGCAAGGCGGAACAACAGGCCGCGGAGCAGATGCTGAAGCGGTTGGAGGACAAGCATGAGCGATGA
- the era gene encoding GTPase Era, translating to MSDEPRPAEGQPAGLSDELPLIRCGHVALVGRPNVGKSTLLNQLLGQKISIVTRKPQTTRQRILGVCHRDGAQIVYVDTPGLHQRRDKALNRYLNRTAANALADVDLVVFLVDRLHFKPEDEAVLERLKRRDVPVILAINKVDRLRDKAQLLPHIQWLSEQHPFVEVVPLSALKGENLAPLEEAILRQLPESPPLFPEDYITDRGPRFRIAELIREQLMRHLGEELPYATAVEVEAMDQEGQLTRISALIWVERPGQKAIVIGDGGQRLKVIGSRARQEIQQLLGGRVFLQLWVKVREGWSDDERALQSLGYEGD from the coding sequence ATGAGCGATGAACCCAGGCCTGCCGAGGGGCAGCCGGCCGGGCTGAGCGACGAACTGCCCTTGATCCGGTGCGGGCACGTGGCCCTGGTTGGGCGGCCCAACGTGGGCAAATCCACCCTGCTCAATCAGCTACTGGGCCAGAAGATTAGCATCGTCACCCGGAAACCGCAGACCACCCGGCAGCGTATTCTCGGTGTCTGTCACCGGGACGGCGCGCAGATTGTCTACGTGGACACGCCGGGGCTGCACCAGCGCCGCGACAAGGCCCTCAACCGCTATCTCAACCGGACGGCCGCCAATGCCCTGGCCGATGTCGACTTGGTGGTCTTCCTGGTGGACCGGTTGCACTTCAAGCCCGAGGATGAGGCGGTCCTGGAGCGGCTGAAGCGAAGGGATGTGCCGGTGATCCTGGCCATCAACAAGGTCGACCGACTACGCGACAAGGCCCAATTGCTGCCACATATTCAGTGGTTGAGTGAGCAGCACCCGTTCGTGGAGGTGGTACCGCTGTCCGCGCTCAAGGGCGAGAACCTGGCGCCTCTGGAGGAGGCGATCCTACGCCAGCTGCCGGAGTCGCCGCCCCTGTTCCCGGAGGACTACATCACCGATCGCGGGCCGCGTTTTCGCATCGCCGAGTTGATCCGCGAGCAGCTCATGCGCCACCTGGGCGAAGAGCTGCCCTATGCCACCGCCGTGGAGGTCGAGGCCATGGACCAGGAGGGGCAACTGACCCGCATCAGCGCGCTGATCTGGGTGGAACGTCCGGGGCAGAAGGCCATTGTCATCGGCGACGGCGGCCAACGGCTGAAGGTGATCGGTTCGCGGGCGCGCCAAGAGATTCAGCAGCTTCTGGGCGGCCGGGTCTTCCTGCAATTGTGGGTCAAGGTGCGCGAGGGCTGGTCGGACGACGAACGGGCCCTGCAGAGCCTCGGTTACGAGGGCGACTGA
- the recO gene encoding DNA repair protein RecO gives MSGDRVLVQPAWVLHRRPWSESSLIVELFSRDFGRIGAVARGGRNSRRWRGLLEPFSPVLASWQGRGELRSLVAAEPDGARPALAGAALASGFYLNELLLRLLRRDDPHPELHPLYGDTLNRLPDEAALRGFECRLLEALGYGLLLLEDMGGEPVHGEAHYRYHLEHGPERLAAVPEAGEGLLVRGRTLLALAGREALAGPSLPEARRLMRAALSLYLGDRPLQSRALYRQLARTPRAATPASPNDH, from the coding sequence ATGAGCGGGGACCGGGTGCTGGTTCAGCCGGCGTGGGTGCTGCACCGCCGGCCCTGGAGCGAGAGCAGCCTGATCGTGGAGCTGTTCAGCCGCGACTTCGGCCGGATCGGTGCGGTGGCGCGGGGCGGGCGCAACAGCCGGCGCTGGCGCGGCTTGCTGGAGCCCTTCAGCCCCGTACTGGCCAGTTGGCAGGGCCGCGGTGAACTCCGCAGTCTGGTGGCCGCGGAACCCGACGGGGCACGCCCGGCGCTCGCCGGGGCGGCCCTGGCCAGCGGCTTTTACCTCAATGAGCTGCTGCTGCGCCTGCTGCGCCGGGACGATCCCCACCCCGAACTCCACCCCCTTTACGGCGACACCCTCAACCGTCTTCCCGACGAGGCGGCCTTGCGGGGCTTCGAGTGCCGGCTGTTGGAGGCGCTGGGCTACGGCCTGCTCTTGCTGGAGGACATGGGGGGTGAGCCGGTGCACGGCGAGGCCCACTACCGGTATCATCTCGAGCATGGCCCGGAGCGTCTGGCCGCGGTGCCGGAGGCGGGGGAGGGCCTACTGGTTCGCGGGCGGACCCTGCTGGCGCTGGCGGGCCGGGAGGCACTGGCCGGCCCATCGCTGCCCGAGGCGCGCCGCCTGATGCGTGCGGCGCTGTCCCTCTACCTGGGCGATCGGCCCCTGCAGAGCCGTGCCCTGTACCGCCAGTTGGCCCGCACCCCCCGCGCCGCGACCCCGGCCTCACCCAATGATCACTGA
- the pdxJ gene encoding pyridoxine 5'-phosphate synthase, translating to MITDQEDIAIVPQDDPADRPLLLGVNIDHVATLRQARGTAYPDPVQAAFAAEQAGADLITVHLREDRRHIQDRDVALLAQTVQTRMNLEMAVTDEMLRIATELRPSDCCLVPERREELTTEGGLDVQAQPDRIAEACARLGEAGIRVSLFIDPDPEQVEAAARVGAPVVELHTGAWAEAGNPRDARVELERLRTAVGHGLQCGLQVNGGHGLHYHNVQPVAAITGVRELNIGHAIIARAVFSGLPDAVREMKRLMREARQL from the coding sequence ATGATCACTGACCAGGAGGACATAGCCATCGTGCCCCAGGACGATCCCGCGGACCGCCCCCTGTTATTGGGGGTCAACATCGACCACGTGGCCACGCTGCGCCAGGCCCGCGGCACCGCCTATCCCGACCCGGTGCAGGCGGCCTTCGCGGCGGAGCAGGCCGGCGCCGATCTGATCACGGTCCATCTGCGCGAGGACCGGCGCCACATTCAGGACCGGGATGTGGCGCTGCTGGCGCAGACCGTCCAGACGCGGATGAACCTGGAGATGGCGGTCACCGACGAGATGCTGCGCATCGCCACCGAACTGCGGCCCTCGGACTGCTGCCTGGTGCCGGAGCGGCGGGAGGAGCTCACCACCGAGGGTGGCCTGGACGTCCAGGCCCAACCGGACCGGATCGCCGAGGCCTGCGCCCGGCTGGGTGAGGCGGGGATACGGGTGTCGCTGTTTATCGACCCCGACCCCGAGCAGGTGGAGGCGGCTGCCCGGGTCGGTGCGCCGGTGGTGGAGCTGCACACCGGCGCCTGGGCCGAGGCGGGCAACCCGCGGGATGCCCGGGTGGAACTGGAGCGGCTGCGCACCGCAGTGGGTCACGGGCTCCAGTGCGGCCTGCAGGTGAATGGCGGGCACGGACTGCACTATCACAATGTGCAGCCGGTGGCGGCCATCACCGGCGTGCGGGAGCTCAACATCGGCCACGCCATCATCGCCCGTGCGGTCTTCTCCGGTCTGCCCGATGCGGTGCGGGAGATGAAACGCCTGATGCGGGAGGCCCGTCAGCTATGA